The genomic DNA GGCTAAGTGGCTGCAAAAGAATGTGGCAACACAATAAGATAAAACAAGCTGGGGcaaaatataatgtgttttagtagcagttaatttaatataaaaaattaaatagactGATTTCCCTCGGTAGAATGAAATTAGTTCTACGTGTCAGtgatcaaaatatttttaaagctcAGGTTCAGGGCAGCACAGTGAATATATGGCATCTTTGTAACCTTGACTTTAAGCCTGCTTAAcaccaaacatgtttttaatgattGGTTACTATAGCAACTTTCTCTGGAAAGTTGCAAACCAGCATTTTAAAACCAACTGAGAAAAATTAAGCCACGCCAACTGATAATAAGCCTGGATTTTTCCAGTAAATATGGCTTGTAAAATATCCCTCTGTTGAGGCAGTGTGGGCATAAGAGAATACTGAAAGCAGTAGACAACACAGGCTGTAGTGTTGTGGAGTTCTTGGTGTTGGAGAGTATTTTGGGAGCCCAGCTAGAACAAACTTTCTGTAGTTCTGTCTAAGTAGGCGTTCAGACCAAAAACAGCCCTGTgcttaaaaagaaatacaagggtgggtgtgggtgtgcTGCTTCAGGtaataattattcaaataataatGCTTCAGACAATAAATGCAACCTGGAAAGTCTAGTTTGATTAATGAATCATGGATATATTTAAATCATCAGGCAACAAAACACCGAACCAACGTTTCTAATACTTATTCTGTCAGGAAGGAAGTAATCAGTTTGTTGTATTGTGGTTTCCAAAATATAACCCTGTCCTATTGAGAGTGAAATCAAATGTAGAATGgattttgcatttttcagatAGGGCTGAATGATTCTCATTTCCAttgaaaatatattcaaataatcATGGTGTAATGTTTTGCAGGGATCTGTACCAAACAAAGCATATTTTCATAAGTCTGTAGAATAAGATTTGTTGGCCAGGATGCAGACAGCACCACAGTTCTTAATTCAAAAGatattttgaccacattttgcctttttaaCATATATTGTGCACTTACTGCGATTTCAATATTccacttgttcattttaaattggCAGACAGCGAGcaacctaaaaaataaaataaaaatgaaaactgtaCTTCCCATTTGAATGTGAAATATGTCATGTTTTAGtgcttattaaattaaaattaatttgagtAATGGCAGGATTTTCATcaagtatttcattttaatcatcCATTTAAAGAAGTGAGCAAGATTAAACCTCAAAATTACTTGAATTTGTACTGAAAAACCCAAATCAGAAGATGCTCAAGGTTGTCATATCTACAACTctgagcttgttttttttttcttttctaagaGTCACttgaaaataaagtgtaaaGGAGTCATTTTGGATCAACTTGGGCTTGTCTCTTAACTGTCCTTGGTTTCTTTGAGAGTCTTTGTGTGTAGCTGTGTAAAAGCCAGTGCATAGAAGCATCACAGCAAAGAGACGAGTCCAACCTGCGAGGAGCACGCATCCATAACCAATTATCAGTGTTGTTACCGTGTTTATCGATTTACTCAGAATGTGTCCATGTTACGTTAACTTCAATTACACTGACAAATACCAAGAACCTGCTAATTTGTGGAAAATAGTTTTAATCACGTCAGCTGGTGTGTAAATTATACAATATGCATGGTATTGGAGCCTTGAGGTGTTATAAATGCAATTACAGTTAGGCACCCTAATAATCACTTTTGTAGCTGAATTTCATTGTTCCCAATTAAGCATATATTGCATAAATCCAAGAGGCTGGTTGCTTTAAATGAACCACATTggcttttctctgtttccttGTATCACGTTTCTAGGACAGCCTCTTAAATGTGTTTCCAAAATATATCTTGAACCTAACAGTTAACTTTCCTTTTAAAGCATTGACAAGGATCACATAGGCTAAAATATGATCAGTCCACAGCAGAATAAACAAAAATCTTGCAAAGTATTTAAATACGTCTTCGTAATACCTCAGGAATTCAGCCAAGAATGCAGCTGATTGAATTAACAGAGTTGGAATGGAGAAACTGGAAAAAGTTTAGAAACTATCGCTCTGCtgctaaatgaaaaaaacatttgtcacATGGGTGTGTAAGGTGAGGGGCCCTTTGCTGGGGCAACATCAGTCCGGAGTACTATTATGCAGAGAAGACTAAACCTTAGCCAACGGGAGAAAAGAGGTTAGAAATAGTTAATTTTGTCAGCTCGACACCATGCTGTTTATGCAACAGATAGGCTTCAGACCGAATTTCACTGTGGCGCGCCAAGATGCACTTCAGGTGCTCTTAATTGTCAACAGCCACCTGGCTGCACAATGCTTCCAATGCAACAAAATTAGCAAGAGCAGAGCAAGTAGTCTGCATCCCTTATGTTCTCTCGCTCCAGGCCCTCTACAGACTTGGCAGGAAAAGGCTCTGAAAGTTAAAAAGAACTTTGTACAACACCACAAAAGACACCAACaagttttaatgcagaaaatgtatgtatttaatgtatgttGCATGATCTTGTTCATAACAAATTTCAAATTTCtaatggaataaataaaaatgcaaggACAATTTCCCACTTGTAAATTGTAAATTAGTTTACTGCTCCATTTTACCTTTGTTTAAATGGAGatgtcataaaaataataaaatcattattactttttttttaatcactgtcCTTTAGGGATTCATCTGCCTATTTGTCTTGTTCATCTAATCTCATTTAGcgtccctctgtctgtccgtcccaATGCAATTAAAGCTTTTcctatgtattttaatcttatttcttcgttcattcatcattttttctaatgcagaatgactaaaaacagaacTCTGCCCCTCTTGAAACTACCACAATGAAATACGTTGCTTGCCTGCAATGGCTCTTTAAGCTTTTTTCATGTATTCTCATATCTCCTGCTATCTGTACTGTACACTGTGCAACAAATCAAAGATTATTCCTATACTTGtcgttgttgttatcattattattctaTTGTTATTATCTGGGGTATTTGGTTTTTTTGGATTAAATCATCCACAAAATACTGTTTCTGTTAGTAATATCCTTTGTCTTTACAAACAATGCTGGTGTCTCTCTATCTGTTTAACTGCAGATAGCTTCCGTTACTCCTGTGACATCTGTGGCAAGAAGTATAAATACTACAGCTGCTTCCAGGAGCACCGTGACCTGCATGCGGTTGATGGTAACCAGGAGTTTTTGGACAATTTGCATgacaatttatatttttatttgaaagtcCAAGACTTGATCTGGAAAGCCATTTATAAGTGAACTTCCATTTCACACTGTCCCCTCGCAGCAGAGCCTCCACTTTTTGCCGCAGCACCGAAAGCTGAGTAGCATAGTAAAGAGGAGTACATCAGAGAAATGGAGGGCTTCttttggcagaaaaaaaagaaaaaatacaaatcacaCCATTAAATGAGTAATGGCCTGACTCTAATAATAGTCTGTCTCAGGTAAAGTGCGTTTTAGAATAGCCTAGTTCTCACTTGGAGGTAACTAAAGCACAGTATTTCAGAATTTACTTTCATATTATTTTCCGTCTTGCTAGCACTAAAAAGCACTGTGTCACTCCATGTAAAGTCATGGGTCATAAGGCAGAGAAGGTATATTTATGTAAGTAAAAAGTGCGATGCCCGTACTATTCTTCATTATAAATCAAAACTAAATGTGGGTATGTTGTTCaacttttatattatattatgtgttGCCCTCTTAAAATGAATATGCtctaaatagaatagaatatctttattgtcattgactCATTAAGTGCAACATTAAAAGGGACAACGACATTAAGTGCAACGACATTAAGTGCACTGACAGtgcaagattaaaaataaatttaaaaaagctaaattaataaatatgagCAATATAAGAATGGAGAAAAAttaaacaacaaacataaaaaaagaaaacatcaaacaaatgCATTTGCATAGCTTAATTATCCACGTGAACGTAAAGCTAATTTAGGGACAAAGTATTtaacttttttcacttttagcTTCAACATAAGTCCAGTTCACCATTAAAAAGGAAGAGTAAGCAGAATGAAGCACATGTTCAAAATAACATGTGACCAAGTAGAACGTGAGATGGAGGAAATGTGCAGTCATTAGGTCGGGATCCGTGGATGTCCATGCTGAGACTCTCATATCTCGGAGAGCTCAACTTACATTTAAAGCACGAGTGTTCAGTGAGGAGCTAACTGTCCATTTCTTCCTCCTTTCCCTCCCCCACCTCTCTCAGATCCCTATGAACAGGTAGTGTTACCTGTGGATGGCCTTAAAGAGGAGGAGCCAGTTGAACCCTATCAGAAAATTGGACCAAGTAAGACTGTTGCTGTTGATGCACATTTCTTTTTAGCTAGCTCCACGTGGCAGGACGAGATTAGCAGCTTAGGCAGCAAATTGCAGCTTGTACTTGAGTTTTTACACACGAAGAAATAGATTGGGATAATTATTCACTACATTGtttgaaaatgatttgatttgatttgtcttaggttatatacaggtgcatctcaatgaattagatgtcatggaaaagtccaatatcaccaaccaagtattgagtgcatatagatggacatactcttcagaggtcaacatttccatattaaacatactttttaagaTTGGTCTTTTGTtatgttaaacattttttgagacactgaatgttAGGGCTTCATTAAATGTTTACCATAATcactataattagaagaaattaaatgaattaagacatgaaatgtttcattctgtgtgtaaaaaaataaactttttctacgatattctaatttattgagatgcacctgtagaagTTATTATTGTGGAGGGAAAATCCGACATCTGACATTATTTTTAGGTGCATCCATCATTCGTTTGATTTTTCCTAACATGGCATACATTTGACAGATTGAAGTCCACCAGCGTGTTGGACACAGTTTGTAATGAACAACCTTAAGTCATGGTGATGATCCATGTTAGAAAAATAACACTTAAGCATATGAGCTAACTCCACACTGGAAAGGTTTCAGAACATGAGTCCAAAAGTCCTCGTTCGCAGGGGAAAAAGCACTCGCCCTCCTCCGCAGAGACCGCGGGTTCAACCTACGGCAGCGGGTGTCCCTTCAAACACAATTGGCAGTGTTCGCAGGTGGGAAGCCTGCACTTGTCACTGCACTAATTATTGGGGGGATAGCGTGAACCTCCAAGCACTATGCAGGGAGACccctgtgtttttatgttctctAACACTGAGGAATTGCTAAATGTAAATTTTCAGCCGGGAAAAGATCAGAATCACCAGCTTCTTCGTCTTCTCCACCTCTGATTTTCTGCTACTCCGTATTTAAATAAGACATGACtgaccctttttaaaaaaaaaaaacaaaaaaaaaacaactgaacatAATTTATCCAACAAACATACAGGTTTTAACCATTAACATGGATTTTGATGAAAACCAAAGTTTGATTCTGTGTTTTCTTGTCTACAGAAACTGGGAGCTACGTTTGTGAGTTCTGTGGGAAGCAGTACAAGTATTTCAACCCATACCAGGAGCATGTTGCTCTGCACACACCAATGGGTGAGCCCGTTCACCTGCTGCGTAAAGCAACAATGTGTAGTACTGCCCTATTTCAGTCATTCTCTTTGTTTGTACCAATACAGCCtcttaaaaacatgttgtggAGGAGGTGGCGATATGTCAGCGGTGTAAATTGGAGCATTGAACTGCGGTTAACTCTGTGAATCTGTCTTAATTTAGGCACTTTTGATTTGAAGACATCACGGGTACAGGACTGTGGTAGCATGGATATGAGTAAATTTGGCCACAGCCAAACTGGTAAGATAAAAAGTAAGCATCATTATTTTTCTCCTACATTTTATCCTCAGTAGTTTTGTTGATTGATTGTATGATGATAAGCAAAGTTGACATGCCTCATTAACTCATAATCTGAATGCACACACAGTTGTGCCTGCTCTGCATGGTAACTTCTTGAAATTTTGATTATGAAAGCTCGCTGTTATGCGCCTTTTAGCAGTGCATAGAGCAGTATGTGTTGTAGGGCTGTCCAGAATACTATTTTTGGGGCTTCAAAGCTGCGAGTATTACCCAAAAATATTCCAAGCTCCGGCGGGGCGGGTGTGGGGTGATGAGGGTGATGAGGCAGGCACGCAAAGCAAGTGCTTCGCTACAGTTGCCAGTCACGGGAAATGGTGCAAATATCGTCTCCACCACTCAAGTGGACCAGGATcaggttttgtctttttaaaaagttgttctTGTCACTCCTCCTTTACATGTTTTTCAGTTGTTGTCCATAGACAGCAGGAGCTCCGTTTCTTGCTCTTTATCGGTCTTTTGCTGCTTTTTCGCTGCAGCCGACACAATGTTTCATTCTTCTTCATCAACTGTTGATGCCTCCTTTTGTtcaaaattattattgatgcataataaaataataaataattacatctaaaaatgtataatatttctAACATCATGGGCTATTTGGGAATTTGATGAAATACATATTAtgctaataaaataataaaatgcagaATCCAAATACTGATTTTCAGCTTACAATTATTATAGTATTCTTTATGTTAATTCTATCTCTATTTATGTCATGTACTTCCTTGTTTTAAAGCAATTTGTGTTGCATTTCTTCCAATAAAGTTGTTATACAAATAGTcattactatattattattagtattattatttggaTGTCGATTACCGTGGCAAGGGTAGAAGCTTCAAAGCATTTGGGCCAGCCttaatggggtttttttattaccttttgCTATCACCCAAGTATAACATTGAAGAACTTGAATGCTTGTTAACTGGCTGACAACATGacaaattgttttattgttgggaATTGGTCAGTTAAAAATTGAGCAGATTTTGATGTTGATAAAAGGGAAAACAACCAACATGAGAAACACCTTTTTTCTGtactgttaatatttttttttaatggcagtATGCCTCTTGTCACCCACATGACCACAGAAGTGCAGCCAGTCGGTTTACTATGATATTGGCATCACTGGGTTTGAGGGCAGGGAGCGTCACAATAATATCCCAGTCATAGTGTGAGGGCGTGAGTGAAATTCATAAGAGCATGCCTCACTATGGCTAAAATGTGTTACATGGAGCCATTGGAAAAGGATTAAAGAGAAGAACCTTAAGCGGTTGGATGTACTGTAAGGTTCTGGGTCACCTTGCCACTGTATTTGTAGCAACCCTGCTGGAAACTATTAACCTCCAGTGAATGGTTAATTGCACAATTTAGCTGATGGTatattgaggttttttttcttgttaagagtttttttttaattgcctcAAGCACCATAACACATTAAAATGAtgttgaaaaacattaaaattaaatttaatacaGCCACACGGATTCTTCTATTTCTTACAAAATGTTAGTCTTATTAAAGCTGTTGTCcttttttagagaaaaaaaacaagtaaagttAAAGTAAAATCAAAGCCAAAGATCTGTTTTgaaaaactgttatttaaaaaataaaaaaaatacatttgttttgtttaaacctAACATATTACATTGCAGTTTTTTCCTCCATTTCTtcaccaaaatatttttttccagctgtCGTAAATCATTGATCTTTCTCCCAACTGgtactgtattttgtggtagAAAATCCCCTTCCATCTTTGTGCTAAGAAGCACTCTGCCATAAAGAACTATTTAAAGCATGGCACACACTCACATCTTAGAAGTGGGTCAAAAAGATGGAATGAAGAGGAGGAATTAAAAccatatttaaatgtaatatgaaCATTTGGTCAAGGCTGTTAGCGTGATTGATTTGCATGCTGCAAACTAAAACAGAGATTAATAAACCGCATGTCTTTGACTTTGCTCCATCTAAAATGTTGTGTGGGTTTGTGGCTTGAATTAAGAATATTATCCACATTATTTAGCATGGACATGTCACTGAGAGTTTGTCCTGCGTTTTCACTTACAGACAGTCCATTTAGGCGGAAACTGGAAAGTGCAATTCAGTCTAGTCTGGTTGACACAAACAGTTCGCAGAATTCAAGCGGTGAGTCACTTATTttatgtggatgtgtgtgtgtatttgtgtggaaATGTATCGTTTCTGCTCGAACGCTGAAAGGTATTTTCAGCTCTGCTACAAAGCAGGTATATGTGAGTGTCAGTATAGATAGAAACAGTATTTCTGCAGACAGTGTTTGGCTGCTGATGCCTGGGCTGAAAATTGAGATGGAGTGGGAGTAGATGATGTAAAGGGGTTTGTGTGACCTACCTTGCATCAATTGTTACTATATAAATCTCAAGTCCATGAGCTctttcaatattattattattccactCGTCACCTTGTTGAATTGTCTTTTTTGAGTTGGATGGACTCAAAAACACACTTGTAGTTAAAAGccttgaaaacacattttcttaatCAGATTCTTACtgtgagcattttttttttaaagaaaaagttacAAAAGTCTTTGTTTCCCATTAGacgtttctctctgtttttttcacttaggaaagttgtttgtttgcctgGTGCTAGAATCAATATGTCCCTGTAATAAATGCAGTATCTAAATTGGCTGTATAGAGTTTACATCACCATCAGTCACTGAAATGTCTGTGAGGTCTCATAATCTTTGGCATCAGATCCTAGAACTATAGAATAAATGCTCTTTGATTACAAAGCATGCTTGCCTTTTTAAAGAATACCATTAAACATTAAAGGCACTGACTGAATAAACAGTGATGGAGAATGCCTGTAGTTTTAACTTCCTCCCTATCCTCTTGTCCGCAGGAACTCCGAGCCCTCTGGTGGCCAGCACCTTCGCTACATCCCAGAGTAAGTCTAGCCCCACCTTCCTGCTCAAAACTGCAAACATGCATGCCGCCTCCTTCTCatttcaccctttttttctgGTATGCTTCAATTTCTGTTAATCTGTCATTGTTTGATGCAAATAGTTTCTTTATAATCCATTGtgattaaacagattttatgCAGTCAGCTTCATTATCTCGAGGGAATGTCTGAACAGGATTGTTTACATTAGCCTTATTGTACATCTGCATTGTGTTCAGATATAGCCGTGTCTTGTAACGACAACCAAGCATCAGCTGACTAATACTAAGTTTTCTTTGGTGGACAAAGATCGTAGGGAAtctcattttgaaaatgttttgatttatacatgtaaacattcattttttcattatgttttgtttatgttgccTTTATTAGATTAGACAAATAATGAGGGGGAAAGATGGAGGCATAGAGAGAGGGAATAACATGCCAAAAAAGGCTTTTCAAACCAGGGACATTGCGATTACATTGCGCTTACATTACTCAAACCCCATAAGAACGCCCCAACATCCAGATTTTAAACATTGCTGCAAATTATTTGCAAAACAACCCAGAAcctgcatcacattttttcaGAAATGCCACTTCAAATTGAGTCACTTTGGGCTGCAAAAATCAAAAGCAGCAACGTCTTGGTGGAACTGACTTCCATAGTACAGAAGAGGGATGTTAGAGGCTAGTGGATGGACAGATGCACAGTGTATTCATTTTCTCCTCCAACAAAGAGTCAATGCTCTTCTGGGCCTTGTGATTTTTTAGAACCCTACACTTGTGGTGCCTGTGGCATCCAGTTCCAGTTCTACAACAACCTGCTGGAGCACATGCAGTCCCACGCTGGTGAGTCCACGACTACAAATGCATGTTAAGCTCATCAGGGAAACAAATGCAGAATGTGAACACACCCTCAGTGGCTGCAATGCATGTGACAGTCTGTATGATCTCACACATAATCCTTGTTTATGGAGGTATAGGCATTAAATTCTTAAGAACACAACATTAGAATATTCCAAGGATTATATTGTTGTAATCAGGGTTGTTGCAGATCTGGTACTGAAGCTGCTGgttttatacagttttatgtttttgttccaAAAGCTTTAGTGTGTCATAAGTAACCACCTATATACATAGACAGCAGTGCATTATCTTCTGATTATTTTGTCAATTAATGAATCTCTTagtacataaaaatacacaaactgtcagaaaaaaaacaccaatttcaAGCAACCAAATGTCACCACTACAAAAATATATCGTCttgcaaacaaaataaaacaaaaatatttcctGTAGGATGAAAAACAAGAATAGGAAGAAAATATCCTCATTTAAGAAGCTGTAACCAccaaatgtttggcattttttctTGATGAATGACTTGAGTGCAGTTTGTTTACCCTCTTATGCATTAATCATGTTGCCTGTCCTTGTATGCAGTTAGTAATTTAAGACTGTCCAGATGATGACTTTATAATTCTGTCTTCTGGGCTTCACCAatggaaataaaacacatttacactaGATGATAGTTCATGAGGATTTCTTGCTGTTAGGCATTGCCTTTAGCTCTTTTCTTTTGGAATAATTGCTGTGATACAGACACACCCTGCAAAATTAGTGGCTGATGTTATGTTAGTTTACcgaataaatgataaaattctTTTTGTAAACTTGGTCGGCTGGTTTTGAAGGCACATTTTGTTAGGGAGGATacaatgtatttttgtcttttcttttgctgacagttgttttgtttgtttatttttgtttcatacttttattctttacattttcctcCACTGAAAAGACTTATAATATACACGTTCCCCATTAAAACCATTCAGTATTGTTGCCTCTGCCTGATGTTCCATGTCTGTGTCTCCTCAGCTGACAATGAGAACCACACCAAAGGGGACTCTCCCAAAACCTCCTCAGCCTCCGCTCCTCAAGAGCCGCTGTGGAGAGGCTCTCAGGCTCAGGCCCATTCCTCAGTTAAACTACAAATCCAGCCTCAAAGTATCTCCCAGAGAAACCACACACTCAGCCGTAAGTACTGCAATCAACTTTATTCATTACACTCACTGTATATAAGGGGCTATGAAAGGCTTCATACCCCCACTTGACTTTTTCCTGAGCTATATTGTTAGAAAATTGttgaaatattaattattgtaaagccTCAGGTGGCCCACGAGTTAAGAAGTATACCATATCACTGCAACTGGTTCGATTTCTGCTAGGAGCTTTGTTGcatgcacctcctcctctctgtcaaaTACAggcaaaactaaacaaaaagatttttttgcTGTTGCGCTAGAGCAATAAAATATCTTTCTCATGTGAATAAAACATAAGTAATGGAAGTATAGCCTCTAAATTCTCCCTAAGTTGAAAGTGAACATGGTGTGTAAAACAAAGCCAGGTTTGTTCCCATGTCACTGCCATATCCCTTATTCTCTATGATTCTGTTTCCTTGGTGTGTTTTCTGCCAGTGTATcaacttaaaaagacataagcactaattatatttgtcatgttttacTTATCCATCTATCTGCTCTCTGTGCTGGCAGAGAATAATGGACTACCTGAGAAGGAACGACAGCAGGTGGCTGAGCGCCTCTTACGGGTAATGTGCTCAGATCTGAGCATGCTAAGCGTGCTCAACAGCAAGGACTTCCTGAAGTTGGCACAGACCCTAGTGGATACGGGTGCTCGTCATGGTGCCTACTCCACCCGTGATGCTTTTGGCAACATGAGTGCCTTGGCACTGCGCCAGCTGCCCCGCATGTATaatcaagtcaaagtcaaagtcacttGTGCTCTTGGCTCCAACGCTTCCCTTGGCATCGCCGTCACCTGCCACTCCCAGACTTCAGGCCCAGATGCCTGCTACGTTCTCACCGCCTATCAGGTGGAGGGCTCGAGACTGAAGCGATACGTGCTCGGTGTGAGGGAGGCCGAGCTGAGAGAGGGGCCCGAGCAGGTTCACCACTGGGTGCAGAATGTGCTGTCTGAGTTTGTGATGTCAGACATTCGCACCGTGTATGTCTCGGAGCCCAAAGTGTGGGCGGCCGGATTCGCGGGATCGCCACTCGGTGGTGGGCGGGGCAGGATATGCTTGCGGTGCGCGGGGTGTTCACTCGGTGCAGTCGTCCAGGCTGTCCTCGGGAAGCGCAGCCTCCAGGCTCGAGGTCTTCATGAGCTGGTTGAGCTTCTCTCCACATGCCGAGACATCGCCTCCTCCACCACCCTGTCCCTTCGCGACGAGCAGAGCAACAACACATCCACAAGCACAACCGAGGAAGGCACACAGGGCAGCCCTGCACAATGCCCCACCCCTCCTTGCTGGGATCGTACGGCTGAAGCTCTTCTGCAGGTCCACGCCCACTTTGAACAGATCTGTGAGGCCTATGGACGCAGCAAGACCACGGCTCCACTCCTCCAAGGTCTCAACAAGCATCTGCTAAGTACGCTGGCTTGTCTGCTGGCACCTCTGCGTCTTGCAGCTCTGGAGCTGAGCAGCCATAGGAGACCAACCCTACAGCAAGTGCTGCCCGTCTACCTGCGATTGGAGAAGTTTTTCACATCCAAAGCTGGAGAGGCTGGAACTGGCACGGCTAGCAAACTCTGCCACTATTTCCTAGAAGCACTTAAAGAAAATTTCAAGGTACTGAACTGGTATtgcttacattaataaacattttgctataaaaaatgtgataatatTCCTCTTAAATTCAAAAATTCTGTAACGTATAGCAACATGTATTATTGAAATCTACCATTCCTggtagattagattcaactgtgCCTTACTAAAATTTTAGTGTTCAAAGCAGGAACAATTTATAAATGAGTAAACAAGATTAATGATCTGACCAGACATTTGATGCCAACTTGACTGACTGTATGAAAAAAGCTTtgttatacagtagtgttcaaaataatagcagtccaatgtgactaaccagattaatccaggtttttagtatattttttattgcaacatggcaaacaaggtaccagtaggtgcagtagattctcagaaaaccaacaagacccagcatttgtgatatgcagctcttaaggctgtgcaattgggcaattagttgaaaggggtgtgttcaaaaatatagcagtgtctgccattgacttaacaaactcaaaactattttgtacaaacttttttgtttctaggaaaGTTtcttggaaccaagattttgctggtttactagtgtatttggggtcattgtcttgttgaaacacccatttcaagggcatgtcctcttcagcattcACACCTgtgttttcacaaaattgatgacctcactgattgaatgccacactgctatatttttgaacacacccctttcaactaattgcccaattgcacagccttaagagcgtgcatatcacgaatgctgggtcttgttggttttctgagaatctactgcacctactggtaccttgtttgccatgtagcaataaaaaatatactaaaaacctggattaatctggttagtcacattggactgctattattttgaacactactgtatgaaTGTAAATGAGATATTGGTCAGGAAGTCTGACAGTCGTCTGAAATGTCTCTTTCTAGGTTGAGCGAGCCCACCAGGTAGCGATGGTCCTGGACCCACAGCTCAAGCTGCGTTCAGTGCCGGCCTATCAGCATGAAGATATAATCTCCCGTGCATGCGAAATGGCTGCGGAAACCAGAGATGGAGGTATGACCGGTGGCGGTGGTTCAGGCGGTGAAGAGCGGGACACCGACG from Centropristis striata isolate RG_2023a ecotype Rhode Island chromosome 19, C.striata_1.0, whole genome shotgun sequence includes the following:
- the znf618 gene encoding zinc finger protein 618 isoform X5; this translates as MSAQEAPNPGKEQVDGGSAATDGPLPTIVPKTKSISPPPVTVKKEPGISETSNGKVGEANPAEICVVIGGNDGGASGGGSRRAQTEGMFALGTPPPTKSTDSCIGSYVCGVCGKKYKYYNCFQTHVRAHRESDSMVADGLPQTANILSPHCSRLPIGDILIPDSFRYSCDICGKKYKYYSCFQEHRDLHAVDDPYEQVVLPVDGLKEEEPVEPYQKIGPREKALALLRRDRGFNLRQRVSLQTQLAVFAETGSYVCEFCGKQYKYFNPYQEHVALHTPMGTFDLKTSRVQDCGSMDMSKFGHSQTGKIKNSPFRRKLESAIQSSLVDTNSSQNSSGTPSPLVASTFATSQTDNENHTKGDSPKTSSASAPQEPLWRGSQAQAHSSVKLQIQPQSISQRNHTLSQNNGLPEKERQQVAERLLRVMCSDLSMLSVLNSKDFLKLAQTLVDTGARHGAYSTRDAFGNMSALALRQLPRMYNQVKVKVTCALGSNASLGIAVTCHSQTSGPDACYVLTAYQVEGSRLKRYVLGVREAELREGPEQVHHWVQNVLSEFVMSDIRTVYVSEPKVWAAGFAGSPLGGGRGRICLRCAGCSLGAVVQAVLGKRSLQARGLHELVELLSTCRDIASSTTLSLRDEQSNNTSTSTTEEGTQGSPAQCPTPPCWDRTAEALLQVHAHFEQICEAYGRSKTTAPLLQGLNKHLLSTLACLLAPLRLAALELSSHRRPTLQQVLPVYLRLEKFFTSKAGEAGTGTASKLCHYFLEALKENFKVERAHQVAMVLDPQLKLRSVPAYQHEDIISRACEMAAETRDGGMTGGGGSGGEERDTDGPPTPKISRVEGAGNNGSTSRGSSSYSVSGNDDGQSQVRQEIFQYLAEPLLHGTPDLFQYWSSVVNEKFPKLCRLAMWLLAVPAVGIRNECVTVCEQSLAMKRRQQVTAEEMNKLIFLRSNMG
- the znf618 gene encoding zinc finger protein 618 isoform X7; translated protein: MSAQEAPNPGKEQVDGGSAATDGPLPTIVPKTKSISPPPVTVKKEPGISETSNGKVGEANPAEICVVIGGNDGGASGGGSRRAQTEGMFALGTPPPTKSTDSCIGSYVCGVCGKKYKYYNCFQTHVRAHRESDSMVADGLPQTANILSPHCSRLPIGDILIPDSFRYSCDICGKKYKYYSCFQEHRDLHAVDDPYEQVVLPVDGLKEEEPVEPYQKIGPKTGSYVCEFCGKQYKYFNPYQEHVALHTPMGTFDLKTSRVQDCGSMDMSKFGHSQTGKIKNSPFRRKLESAIQSSLVDTNSSQNSSGTPSPLVASTFATSQKPYTCGACGIQFQFYNNLLEHMQSHAADNENHTKGDSPKTSSASAPQEPLWRGSQAQAHSSVKLQIQPQSISQRNHTLSQNNGLPEKERQQVAERLLRVMCSDLSMLSVLNSKDFLKLAQTLVDTGARHGAYSTRDAFGNMSALALRQLPRMYNQVKVKVTCALGSNASLGIAVTCHSQTSGPDACYVLTAYQVEGSRLKRYVLGVREAELREGPEQVHHWVQNVLSEFVMSDIRTVYVSEPKVWAAGFAGSPLGGGRGRICLRCAGCSLGAVVQAVLGKRSLQARGLHELVELLSTCRDIASSTTLSLRDEQSNNTSTSTTEEGTQGSPAQCPTPPCWDRTAEALLQVHAHFEQICEAYGRSKTTAPLLQGLNKHLLSTLACLLAPLRLAALELSSHRRPTLQQVLPVYLRLEKFFTSKAGEAGTGTASKLCHYFLEALKENFKVERAHQVAMVLDPQLKLRSVPAYQHEDIISRACEMAAETRDGGMTGGGGSGGEERDTDGPPTPKISRVEGAGNNGSTSRGSSSYSVSGNDDGQSQVRQEIFQYLAEPLLHGTPDLFQYWSSVVNEKFPKLCRLAMWLLAVPAVGIRNECVTVCEQSLAMKRRQQVTAEEMNKLIFLRSNMG